A single region of the Plantactinospora soyae genome encodes:
- a CDS encoding roadblock/LC7 domain-containing protein: protein MSTLSQEARDLNWLVSGFTERVPGVAHTIVVSADGLLVAVSEHLPRDHADKLAAVTSGLCSITTGAAEMFDGDIVKQTVVEMGRGYFLVMQIRDGSILATLAAIDADIGVVGYEMAKLAKSAGEMLTPALRAELQQALPR, encoded by the coding sequence TTGAGCACGCTCAGTCAAGAGGCACGGGATCTGAACTGGCTGGTGAGCGGGTTCACCGAACGGGTACCCGGAGTAGCCCACACGATCGTCGTCTCCGCCGACGGCCTGCTGGTCGCGGTCTCCGAGCACCTGCCCCGGGACCACGCGGACAAACTCGCGGCGGTCACGTCGGGGTTGTGCAGCATCACCACCGGCGCCGCCGAGATGTTCGACGGCGACATCGTGAAGCAGACGGTGGTCGAGATGGGCCGGGGCTACTTCCTGGTGATGCAGATCAGGGACGGTTCGATCCTCGCCACCCTCGCCGCCATCGACGCCGACATCGGCGTGGTCGGCTACGAGATGGCGAAACTGGCCAAGTCTGCCGGCGAGATGCTGACTCCCGCACTGCGGGCCGAACTCCAGCAGGCGCTGCCCCGCTGA
- a CDS encoding GH1 family beta-glucosidase produces MSVLTRRHLLRRAALSASAVPAARLSTSAAATAATTGTAATGCDGGSEADDERLPAPQTQLGLRFPDSFGWGAATSAYQIEGAAKDDGRGESVWDTFSHTPGRVRGGDTGDIAADHYHRYVEDLDLMKDLGLGTYRFSISWPRIQADGTGAPNQRGLDFYRRLVDGLNERGIAPMATLFHWDLPQSLQDIGGWESRDVAYRFADYAEAVFEALGADVPVWLTINEPKTVVQNGYLQGHHAPGLQDPAAAYLVAHHLQLAHGLAVRALRATGSGSRIGPALNLHPCYPADDGPGVAEATRLYDGYENRLYLDSIFKGAYPADVLDDLGPDDRMIRGIRDGDLKIISSPVDLLAVQYYTPIYVTGDGGTTRKWPTSEASWQQLYPDGMYDILSRVTRDYGDVPLTITENGLPTPDILGADGTVDDPGRIAFLRDHLAAVHRAIADGVPVESYHVWSLMDNFEWNEGYEQRWGLIYIDFPTQRRIPKRSANWYRGVIAANTL; encoded by the coding sequence ATGTCCGTACTGACTCGGCGGCATTTGCTGCGCCGCGCCGCGTTATCCGCCAGCGCCGTCCCGGCCGCCCGCCTGTCGACGAGCGCGGCCGCCACCGCCGCCACCACTGGCACGGCGGCCACCGGATGCGACGGCGGGTCCGAGGCCGACGACGAGCGCCTCCCGGCGCCGCAGACGCAGCTCGGCCTCCGCTTTCCGGACAGCTTCGGGTGGGGCGCTGCCACTTCGGCGTACCAGATCGAGGGCGCGGCCAAGGACGACGGTCGTGGCGAGTCGGTCTGGGACACCTTCAGCCACACCCCGGGACGGGTCCGGGGTGGCGACACCGGCGACATCGCCGCCGACCACTACCACCGGTACGTCGAAGACCTGGACCTGATGAAGGACCTCGGACTCGGCACGTACCGGTTCTCCATCTCCTGGCCCCGGATCCAGGCCGACGGCACCGGCGCGCCGAACCAGCGCGGCCTGGACTTCTACCGGCGCCTGGTGGACGGGCTGAACGAGCGCGGCATCGCCCCGATGGCCACCCTGTTCCACTGGGACCTCCCCCAGTCGTTGCAGGACATCGGCGGCTGGGAGTCGCGGGACGTCGCCTACCGCTTCGCCGACTACGCGGAGGCGGTGTTCGAGGCGCTCGGCGCCGACGTGCCCGTCTGGCTGACCATCAACGAGCCCAAGACGGTGGTGCAGAACGGCTACCTCCAGGGCCACCACGCCCCGGGCCTACAGGACCCGGCCGCGGCCTACCTGGTCGCGCACCACCTGCAACTGGCGCACGGGCTAGCCGTACGCGCGCTGCGCGCCACCGGCAGCGGCAGCCGGATCGGCCCGGCCCTGAACCTGCACCCCTGCTACCCGGCCGACGACGGCCCCGGGGTCGCCGAGGCCACCCGGCTCTACGACGGCTACGAGAACCGGCTCTACCTCGACTCGATCTTCAAGGGCGCCTACCCCGCCGATGTGCTCGACGACCTCGGCCCGGACGACCGGATGATCCGGGGCATTCGGGACGGCGACCTGAAGATCATCTCGTCTCCGGTGGACCTGCTCGCGGTGCAGTACTACACCCCGATCTACGTCACCGGCGACGGCGGTACGACCCGGAAGTGGCCGACCTCCGAGGCGAGCTGGCAGCAGCTCTACCCCGACGGGATGTACGACATCCTCTCCCGGGTCACCCGGGACTACGGCGACGTGCCCCTGACCATCACCGAGAACGGCCTGCCCACCCCCGACATCCTCGGCGCCGACGGCACGGTCGACGACCCCGGGCGGATCGCCTTCCTCCGCGACCACCTCGCGGCCGTACACCGGGCCATCGCCGACGGCGTGCCGGTGGAGAGCTACCACGTCTGGTCGCTGATGGACAACTTCGAGTGGAACGAGGGATACGAGCAGCGCTGGGGACTGATCTACATCGACTTCCCGACCCAGCGCCGGATCCCCAAGCGCAGCGCGAACTGGTACCGCGGGGTGATCGCCGCCAACACCCTCTGA
- a CDS encoding phosphotransferase family protein has translation MEIHSSTRRHVTETELRSLVRRGFGDRVEIDRWQELTGGTYNAAYAIVLDDGTDLVLKVAPSPELKLLSHEVDLMRTEVDFYRRAGRADVAVPDVVYFDFGRDLIGTDFVFLSRVAGTDLHQTRDDLTPAQLAAVRGEIAAIAARLHTVTGSAYGYPLRGSRSWQPSWRAAFGAMVDDILADATRLGSVLPAPPERIGTLLRRHADALDEVRRPALVHFDLWDGNVFIAADAADTVRVTGLIDGERAFFGDPLAELVSMTLFRELDDEPEILAGYASAGHGRLELTDTARRRLTLYTSYLYLIMAIEGATRGWDGPERSEYEQRLVGLLDAQLGRLDQLRRG, from the coding sequence ATGGAAATCCACAGTTCGACCAGAAGGCACGTCACCGAGACCGAACTCCGGTCCCTGGTCCGCCGCGGTTTCGGCGACCGGGTCGAGATCGACCGATGGCAGGAACTGACCGGCGGCACCTACAACGCCGCGTACGCCATCGTCCTGGACGACGGCACCGACCTCGTACTCAAGGTCGCACCGTCGCCGGAGCTGAAGTTGCTCAGCCACGAGGTCGACCTGATGCGCACGGAGGTGGACTTCTACCGCCGCGCCGGCCGGGCCGACGTCGCCGTACCGGACGTGGTCTACTTCGACTTCGGCCGGGACCTGATCGGCACCGACTTCGTGTTCCTGAGTCGGGTGGCCGGAACCGACCTGCACCAGACCCGGGACGACCTGACCCCGGCGCAGCTCGCCGCCGTGCGAGGGGAGATCGCCGCGATCGCGGCCCGGCTGCACACGGTCACCGGCTCGGCGTACGGGTACCCGCTCCGGGGCAGCCGCAGTTGGCAACCCTCCTGGCGGGCCGCGTTCGGCGCCATGGTCGACGACATCCTCGCCGACGCCACCCGGTTGGGCAGCGTGCTACCCGCCCCACCGGAACGGATCGGCACGCTGCTACGCCGGCATGCCGACGCGCTCGACGAGGTACGCCGGCCCGCGCTGGTCCACTTCGACCTGTGGGACGGCAACGTCTTCATCGCCGCCGACGCCGCCGACACGGTCCGGGTGACCGGGCTGATCGACGGCGAGCGGGCGTTCTTCGGCGACCCGCTGGCCGAACTGGTCTCGATGACCCTGTTCCGGGAACTGGACGACGAACCGGAGATCCTCGCCGGGTACGCGTCGGCCGGGCACGGCCGGCTCGAACTGACCGACACGGCCCGGCGCCGACTCACCCTCTACACGAGCTACCTCTATCTGATCATGGCGATCGAGGGCGCCACCCGGGGCTGGGACGGCCCGGAACGGTCAGAGTACGAACAACGCCTCGTCGGGCTGCTCGACGCGCAACTCGGCCGGCTCGACCAGTTGCGACGCGGATGA
- a CDS encoding chorismate-binding protein: MNLLHHLLTTIVAGADPGPFALVRRDGAAGLDVFTGAPRTVSRLADIPLPPGPAGPRTLALVPYRQIGERGFACVDDGAPLECLALSGHVRVPLAEALAALPDTPTPVRDAAFDLPDGEYAEIVGRVLRDEIGRGEGANFVISRSFVGTLTGPALPAALAALRRLLQGERGTYWTFLVYTGTRILVGASPERHVSVEDGLVLMNPISGTLRHPGGVADRESLLRFLADPKEIDELYMVLDEELKMMATVAEQGGQVIGPYLKEMAHLTHTEYLLAGRGSLDVREVLRETMFAPTVTGSPMENACRVIARHERRGRGYYAGVLALLGRDDAGRQTLDAPILIRTAEISPAGALRVPVGATLVRHSTAAGEVAETHAKAAGVLAALGLRSTSAEPDTVPAGVAPAAVTPPDAVPVTVGAAPAAEVRLAEDPAVRAALAARNHGLAPFWLEERTPGAAVLPWLVGRRVLVVDGEDTFTGMLTHQLRALGLTVRTRPWGDAAGQERFDPTDADLTVLGPGPGDPESPTDPKMTALRGVVDGLLAAGHPTLGVCLGHQLLAGRLGLPLHRRSAPYQGLSREIEVFGALRRVGFYSSYTALADADEVVTAYGPVRLDRDAVDGTVHALRGSTYAGVQFHPESVLSRDGMAVLTDLLGWLLPDPSVPTGHGTPEPHTSRHPG; encoded by the coding sequence ATGAATCTGCTGCACCACCTGCTCACCACCATCGTCGCCGGTGCCGATCCGGGTCCGTTCGCCCTGGTCCGCCGGGACGGTGCCGCCGGCCTGGACGTCTTCACCGGTGCGCCACGCACGGTGTCGAGACTCGCCGACATCCCCCTGCCGCCGGGCCCCGCCGGACCACGGACGCTCGCCCTGGTGCCGTACCGGCAGATCGGCGAGCGCGGCTTCGCGTGCGTCGACGACGGCGCCCCGCTGGAGTGCCTGGCGCTCTCCGGACACGTCCGGGTGCCGCTCGCGGAGGCGCTCGCCGCGCTGCCCGACACACCGACACCGGTCCGGGACGCCGCCTTCGACCTGCCCGACGGGGAGTACGCGGAGATCGTCGGGCGGGTGCTGCGCGACGAGATCGGCCGGGGCGAGGGCGCGAACTTCGTGATCTCCCGCTCGTTCGTGGGCACCCTGACCGGCCCCGCCCTGCCGGCCGCGCTGGCCGCGCTGCGCCGGCTGCTCCAGGGCGAGCGGGGCACGTACTGGACGTTCCTGGTGTACACCGGAACCCGGATCCTGGTCGGCGCCTCCCCGGAACGCCACGTCAGCGTCGAGGACGGCCTGGTCCTGATGAACCCGATCAGCGGCACCCTCCGGCATCCGGGCGGCGTGGCGGACCGGGAGTCCCTGCTGCGGTTCCTCGCCGATCCGAAGGAGATCGACGAGCTGTACATGGTGCTCGACGAGGAACTGAAGATGATGGCGACCGTGGCCGAGCAGGGCGGCCAGGTGATCGGGCCGTACCTGAAGGAGATGGCGCACCTCACCCACACCGAGTACCTGCTCGCCGGGCGCGGGTCGCTGGACGTCCGGGAGGTGCTCCGGGAGACCATGTTCGCGCCCACCGTCACCGGCAGCCCGATGGAGAACGCCTGCCGGGTGATCGCCCGGCACGAGCGACGCGGCCGGGGCTACTACGCGGGCGTACTGGCACTGCTGGGGCGGGACGACGCCGGCCGGCAGACCCTGGACGCGCCGATCCTGATCCGTACCGCCGAGATCTCCCCCGCCGGAGCGCTGCGGGTGCCGGTCGGCGCGACCCTGGTACGCCACTCCACCGCCGCGGGCGAGGTGGCCGAGACGCACGCCAAGGCGGCCGGGGTACTGGCGGCGCTGGGGCTGCGGTCGACCTCGGCCGAGCCGGACACCGTACCGGCGGGGGTCGCGCCGGCGGCCGTCACACCGCCGGACGCCGTACCGGTGACGGTCGGGGCCGCGCCGGCGGCGGAGGTCCGGCTGGCCGAGGACCCGGCGGTACGCGCCGCACTCGCCGCCCGCAACCACGGACTCGCCCCGTTCTGGCTGGAGGAACGGACGCCCGGCGCGGCGGTGCTGCCGTGGCTCGTCGGGCGGCGGGTACTGGTCGTCGACGGCGAGGACACCTTCACCGGAATGCTCACGCACCAGTTGCGGGCGCTCGGACTGACCGTCCGGACCCGGCCCTGGGGCGACGCCGCCGGTCAGGAGCGGTTCGATCCGACCGACGCCGACCTGACCGTGCTGGGTCCGGGTCCCGGCGACCCGGAAAGTCCGACCGATCCGAAGATGACCGCCCTGCGCGGCGTGGTCGACGGCCTGCTCGCGGCCGGGCACCCCACCCTCGGGGTCTGCCTCGGCCACCAACTGCTGGCCGGGCGGCTCGGCCTGCCCCTGCACCGCCGGTCCGCGCCCTACCAGGGGCTGAGCCGGGAGATCGAGGTCTTCGGTGCCCTCCGGCGGGTCGGTTTCTACTCCAGCTACACGGCGCTGGCCGACGCCGACGAGGTGGTCACGGCGTACGGGCCGGTGCGGCTGGACCGGGACGCGGTGGACGGCACGGTGCACGCGCTGCGCGGGTCGACGTACGCCGGGGTGCAGTTCCATCCCGAGTCGGTACTGAGCCGGGACGGGATGGCGGTGCTGACCGATCTGCTGGGTTGGCTGCTGCCGGACCCGAGCGTGCCGACCGGCCATGGCACGCCCGAGCCGCATACTTCCCGGCATCCCGGGTAG
- a CDS encoding sensor histidine kinase, translating to MAVAPDPSHGAVSRHRRRRLDVRVVPHRRRSAFRLRDWRMRTKLGAVLVVPSIAFLVLAGAQTGALVSQAGLLGEFADQVGVGREITTLIHELQRERDQTAGELAALGSAPGGQLEPGQALPALEPVYPVADRAINQFRVAAEPLARGEASWRISYDRVDEALKRLPDVRAAVPAAGLTPDPVLSEYDRVIEVLLVLLAEPSPGSDRPDLTDAVLRYVEFAQVKEVNSKMRGHLYAAARAGRYEPTDLVALTDLRAQQLTGLADFRLSATDRQIERYASAASNPNFLAAVKMEETTFTSGDRIAAVLEPKTWWTTSQQRQDLLRQVEAGAVGDAVTLAENRSAEQLRRTVLTAGGVLAVLVAALFTSIAIGRSVASSLRMLRSQALRVAQVELPETLERLRTVDPVASEFDVPPADVRSMDEIGEVAEAFVAVHRSAVTVALEQAVMRRHVNAMFVNLARRSQVLVERQLELLDELEQDEGDPDQLENLFKLDHLAARMRRNDDSLLVLAGTEATRRWNRPVLLPTVMLAAVAEIEQYQRIRHNVADELYIVGHAVADLVHLLAELLENASSFSRPDTVVRIDAAGQPDGSVLVEIVDQGLGMSPSALEQANEVLAVPPAADVSASERMGLFVVSHLAARQGVRVRLRPIESGGLMATVWLPANLLAPAPTADPADGRGRRMLTVVAGAVAGPNGAHPLAAGRPGGAPGEAASARQRVRRETPTRAEDVLGMSTDGSGPAPGSTWWSRQGRSGSAATPVVEHSPLPTGNAPPAVPVTGGIKPSGLPIRVPMAQLPVKSEPTRPRVPVQREEPDPEQVAGTLSRYYGGVRRAEAEDTIVIPMAPAGARSEEEQY from the coding sequence GTGGCTGTTGCCCCGGATCCGTCACACGGCGCCGTCTCGCGTCACCGTCGGCGCCGTCTCGACGTCCGGGTCGTACCGCACCGGCGCCGGTCCGCGTTCCGGCTGCGGGACTGGCGGATGCGTACCAAGCTCGGCGCCGTCCTGGTCGTGCCGTCGATCGCGTTCCTGGTGCTCGCCGGGGCGCAGACCGGGGCGCTGGTCAGCCAGGCCGGCCTGCTCGGCGAGTTCGCCGACCAGGTCGGAGTGGGACGTGAGATCACCACGCTGATCCACGAGTTGCAGCGCGAGCGCGACCAGACCGCCGGTGAGCTGGCGGCGCTCGGTTCGGCACCGGGTGGGCAACTGGAGCCGGGCCAGGCCCTGCCGGCACTCGAACCGGTGTACCCGGTCGCCGACCGGGCGATCAACCAGTTCCGGGTGGCCGCGGAGCCGTTGGCCCGGGGCGAGGCCTCCTGGCGCATCTCCTACGACCGGGTGGACGAGGCGCTCAAGCGGCTGCCCGACGTCCGGGCCGCGGTGCCGGCGGCCGGGCTGACCCCCGATCCGGTGCTCAGCGAGTACGACCGGGTCATCGAGGTGCTGCTGGTGCTGCTGGCCGAGCCGTCGCCGGGAAGTGACCGTCCCGACCTGACCGACGCGGTGCTCCGGTACGTCGAGTTCGCCCAGGTGAAGGAGGTCAACTCGAAGATGCGGGGGCATCTCTACGCCGCCGCGCGGGCCGGCCGGTACGAGCCGACCGACCTGGTCGCGCTCACCGACCTGCGGGCCCAGCAGCTCACCGGGCTCGCCGACTTCCGGCTGTCGGCGACCGACCGGCAGATCGAGCGGTACGCCAGCGCCGCCAGCAATCCGAACTTCCTGGCCGCCGTCAAGATGGAGGAGACCACGTTCACCTCCGGCGACCGGATCGCCGCGGTGCTCGAACCGAAGACCTGGTGGACGACCAGCCAGCAGCGGCAGGACCTGCTGCGGCAGGTCGAGGCGGGTGCGGTCGGCGACGCGGTGACGCTGGCGGAGAACCGCAGCGCCGAGCAGTTGCGCCGGACGGTGCTCACCGCCGGTGGTGTGCTGGCCGTCCTGGTGGCGGCGCTGTTCACCTCGATCGCGATCGGCCGGTCCGTCGCCAGTTCGCTGCGGATGCTGCGGAGCCAGGCGCTCCGGGTCGCCCAGGTCGAGCTGCCGGAGACGCTGGAGCGGCTGCGTACGGTGGATCCGGTCGCCTCCGAGTTCGACGTACCGCCGGCAGACGTACGGTCGATGGACGAGATCGGTGAGGTGGCCGAGGCCTTCGTGGCGGTGCACCGCAGCGCCGTGACGGTGGCGCTGGAACAGGCAGTCATGCGTCGGCACGTCAACGCGATGTTCGTCAACCTCGCCCGGCGCAGTCAGGTGCTGGTCGAGCGCCAACTCGAACTGCTGGACGAGTTGGAACAGGACGAGGGCGATCCCGACCAGCTGGAGAACCTGTTCAAACTGGACCATCTCGCCGCCCGTATGCGCCGGAACGACGACAGCCTGCTCGTCCTGGCCGGCACCGAGGCCACCCGGCGGTGGAACCGTCCGGTGCTGCTCCCCACGGTGATGCTCGCCGCCGTCGCCGAGATCGAGCAGTACCAGCGGATCCGGCACAACGTCGCCGACGAGCTGTACATCGTCGGGCACGCCGTCGCCGACCTGGTGCACCTGCTCGCCGAGCTGCTGGAGAACGCCTCGTCGTTCTCCAGACCGGACACCGTGGTCCGGATCGACGCCGCCGGCCAGCCGGACGGCAGCGTGCTGGTGGAGATCGTCGACCAGGGTCTCGGGATGAGCCCGAGCGCGCTCGAGCAGGCCAACGAGGTGCTCGCCGTACCGCCGGCCGCGGACGTGTCGGCGTCGGAGCGGATGGGCCTGTTCGTGGTCAGCCACCTGGCCGCCCGGCAGGGCGTACGGGTGCGGTTGCGGCCCATCGAGTCCGGTGGGCTGATGGCGACGGTCTGGCTGCCGGCGAACCTGCTGGCGCCGGCACCCACGGCGGACCCGGCGGACGGGCGTGGCCGGCGGATGCTCACGGTCGTCGCGGGCGCGGTAGCCGGCCCGAACGGGGCGCACCCCTTGGCCGCTGGCCGGCCGGGCGGTGCCCCCGGTGAGGCGGCGTCGGCCCGCCAACGGGTCCGGCGGGAGACCCCGACCCGGGCCGAGGACGTGCTCGGGATGTCCACCGACGGCAGCGGCCCGGCGCCCGGCAGCACCTGGTGGTCCCGGCAGGGCCGGTCCGGGTCGGCGGCGACGCCGGTTGTCGAACACAGCCCCCTGCCGACCGGGAACGCCCCGCCGGCGGTGCCGGTGACGGGCGGGATCAAGCCCAGTGGGCTGCCGATCCGGGTGCCGATGGCACAGTTGCCGGTGAAGTCCGAACCGACCCGGCCGAGGGTTCCGGTCCAGCGTGAGGAACCGGATCCGGAGCAGGTGGCCGGGACGCTGTCGCGGTACTACGGCGGCGTCCGGCGTGCCGAGGCCGAGGACACGATTGTGATACCCATGGCGCCGGCCGGCGCGCGCAGCGAAGAGGAGCAGTATTGA
- a CDS encoding FGGY family carbohydrate kinase, with amino-acid sequence MRILALDLGTSSVRGLVLDTAARPLPGALARRPADVKIGDDGEATLDARAYLGALVECLDELAEANHLDGVDLVVASAQWHSVVPLDPGGAPLGPVLTWLDTRPVVPAGVRGPADADDFHRRTGTWWHRFYWSVRLPWLRDRVGAGQVRFAGLVEYIYGMLLDEGVMSISQASGTGLLDLRTLDWDPEACALAGVRPGELPALASRAWVGRLRDDFARRWPALRAAGWAPPCGDGAASNVGSGCFDSRRAAVTVGTSAAVRLVQRAPAGAELPPLPEELWRYRVDHDHVVTGTAFSGGGNLYAWVRREMRLPEGPELDQALARVPSRGGVPADSRFGGDRPPGLAPAGSGMLAGLGFNTTSVDILAGLMDALCAQVAVGVAAIESTLDESVQVVLGGGAVAASGWWRRAFAVALAPREVRHVRNPEIGAVGAALVAIGRLNGATGLERIVRTDEDESATATRSDRPQYPS; translated from the coding sequence ATGAGGATTCTCGCTCTCGACCTGGGTACGTCGTCGGTGCGTGGCCTGGTGCTGGACACCGCCGCCCGGCCGCTGCCCGGTGCGCTGGCCCGACGCCCGGCGGATGTCAAGATCGGCGACGACGGCGAGGCGACCCTGGACGCGCGGGCCTACCTCGGTGCCCTCGTCGAGTGCCTGGACGAGCTGGCCGAGGCGAACCACCTCGACGGGGTCGACCTGGTCGTCGCCTCCGCGCAGTGGCACTCGGTGGTTCCCCTCGATCCCGGCGGCGCCCCGCTCGGGCCCGTGCTGACCTGGTTGGACACCCGGCCCGTGGTGCCGGCCGGGGTCCGGGGGCCGGCGGACGCCGACGACTTCCACCGACGGACCGGCACCTGGTGGCACCGGTTCTACTGGTCGGTCCGGCTGCCGTGGCTGCGCGACCGGGTGGGTGCCGGCCAGGTGCGCTTCGCCGGCCTGGTCGAGTACATCTACGGCATGCTGCTCGACGAGGGGGTCATGTCGATCTCCCAGGCGTCCGGTACCGGCCTGCTCGACCTGCGCACCCTGGACTGGGATCCGGAGGCGTGCGCACTGGCCGGGGTCCGGCCGGGAGAGCTGCCGGCGCTGGCGTCCCGGGCCTGGGTCGGCCGGCTCCGGGACGACTTCGCCCGCCGCTGGCCGGCGCTGCGGGCCGCCGGATGGGCGCCACCCTGCGGCGACGGTGCCGCCTCCAACGTGGGCTCCGGATGCTTCGACAGCCGTCGGGCGGCGGTCACGGTCGGCACCTCGGCGGCCGTCCGGTTGGTGCAGCGCGCCCCGGCCGGAGCGGAACTGCCCCCGCTGCCCGAGGAGCTCTGGCGGTACCGGGTGGACCACGACCACGTGGTCACCGGCACCGCGTTCTCCGGCGGCGGCAACCTCTACGCCTGGGTCCGGCGGGAGATGCGGTTGCCCGAGGGGCCGGAACTCGACCAGGCACTGGCCCGGGTGCCGTCCCGGGGTGGAGTGCCGGCCGACTCCCGGTTCGGTGGTGACCGGCCGCCCGGACTGGCCCCGGCCGGCTCCGGCATGCTGGCCGGACTCGGGTTCAACACGACCTCGGTGGACATTCTGGCCGGGTTGATGGACGCGCTCTGCGCCCAGGTGGCGGTGGGCGTCGCCGCGATCGAGTCCACCCTGGACGAGTCGGTCCAGGTGGTGCTCGGCGGCGGTGCGGTCGCCGCGTCGGGGTGGTGGCGGCGGGCCTTCGCGGTCGCGCTGGCCCCGCGCGAGGTACGTCACGTCCGAAATCCGGAGATCGGTGCGGTCGGTGCGGCTTTGGTGGCGATCGGTCGACTCAATGGGGCGACCGGACTTGAACGCATCGTCCGGACGGACGAGGACGAGTCGGCGACAGCGACAAGATCTGATCGCCCGCAGTATCCTTCGTGA